A window of Oryza glaberrima chromosome 2, OglaRS2, whole genome shotgun sequence genomic DNA:
AACAATTGTTGCTCGGTGAAAATTAAACAATCGTGGACCCTGGTTGTCCACCAGTCCTATCTTCAGATGTACATAGTGTTGTAGAGACAGTTAAGCATTTGCTATGAAAAATATCCATGTTCTGTAGCGTTAGTTTTCTACTCGTGATCTGATGTTTGGTGCAATGTTTGGCAAAAACGTAACTACCTTTGGGCTCGTCAAAACAAAAGgagaataggaaaaaaaacgcAATTAGTATACCTCTGCCATTACCCGATTAGTGCTACCTGCATCTTAAAATTTAAGCATTTCTGGCTATGGAGTAGTCAACACTATCATATTAGGATTATTTGATAACTGTTATAACGGTTATAAAAAGACTTGCAATGGGTTTTAAGGAGCGAGTGCGCTGATGTATCTGTGGCAAAATCTGTCGTAGGTAATGTGAAATGTACGTGAAAGTGTTGGGAAATAACGGGAATTGTTTGTATTCAGAAATATCCAGGGAAGACCATCCCTTAAATTGTGCGTTTTTTTCTGACTAATGTAGAAATGTTCATCGATGGACATGTATTATGCGGGGAAACTGATATGCATACGACTCAATTGTTTAACTCACGTACAACTGAATTTGATCAGCGGTTGTAAACAGTTACAGTGTATATGAACATGCTCTCCTTATATAATTGCATATCTCTAGTTATATATGAGTAGAGGTGAAATCGGGTCGGGTTCGGTCGGATCTCACTCttcccatatcctaacccatattttaTAATCGGAATCGGGTTGGATACGGATagtatcgaatacagatacaaGCACGGATAATATCGGGCACAAATATGAGACGAATATGTACCAAGGCGGATACGACCACTATCGGTTACGAATATCTTTTCGGATATCAAGTCAAAGCAACGATCATCTATACTATATAGACAATAGCTATATATTCAACCAACCCCATATAACCATAATGCGACTATATTATTAGGGCTTAAGATGTATGGGCAATACGACAATGAACAATTGATTTTTAAcaggaaaaattggaagtttggttgaaattggaacgatgtgatggaaaaattgaaagtttgtgtgtagccgtgtaggaaagttttgatgtgatggaaaaattgaaagtttgaagaaaaagtttggaactaaactcgacCTGACATGCGATGAGCTGCTGACTTCCTGTTCCTAAAGAGATGAGGATCGGCTCTGGCAGCAAAGGCATgtagcggcggtggccgcggctcAGCGGACGCAGCAGGTGGCGCACCGGTGGCGCTCGTAGTCTCGGCGTCATTGCTCAGCGGGATTAGTGAAcagtaattagtatttttggtTATTGGGTTGTTAGGCATGGTTTACTGGTTGATGGTGGTCATTGTACTAGTGGGCCTTTTGGCCACTAGTACTTTATTGGGCTAGACATGTTATCCGGGTATTATCCGGATATTTAACCGGGTAAAACCCGTATTTTTGCCGGATAACCCGTATCCGTCGGATACCGTCCTCCCGAATCCGATCTCATATCCGATAGAAAATACCCGTATTCAAACCCGCTACCCGTAAAATCTTCCGGGTACCCGAATTTTTGACCCGAAATTGTCCCGAAATAATATGgtcgggcgggcgggcgggcgggaaaTACCCGCCCCGTTTTCACCCCAATATATGAGTTGTATAACTGTATCGTACTTAGCAGTAGAACTGAAGTTTAGTTCTTTTCAATTGAATGGCTGCTTTTGACTGAACCCTCTtttcatttttcacatttattaTTTTCCGGGACTCAGCGGTACAAGCTgaaaacaaagggaaaaaagaacacCATTTTCctcaagaaaacaaaaggcaaTATTACATTTTTTGCTCTTGGGATCGAAAATAGCATCACCAAGAGAAAGAATCAACGAACATGTTACTGCACCTCCTGCACTTTGCATCCACCGTAGAAATATGTTACCACTATTATGTACACTTGAAACGATCTCGAACAATACACGCTCACACGCGCACACACACGCAGTAACAGGCAAATTCACGCCCTGCCGCGGTCGCACTTTGCATCCACCGTTGAAATCTTGAGCTAGCCGCCCCTGTCCCTGCTCTGCCTCGGCGAGCCGGACACGGAGCTCGCGTACCGGTGCTCCCCCTTCCGCATCGCGCCCTCCGCGTGCACCGCCGATGCCACGTACCTCCTCTTcgccttggccgccgccgccacctcctcctcgccgtcctcacccgcggccgcggccgccttcTTCTCGTCGTCCTTGGCAGCAACAACAACGGCGGCAGCGGACGGGACGGTGTAGACGAAGGGCCCGGCGAGCACGTCGCCGCACGACGTCTGCAGCAGCGGCtcgagcgcggcgacgacgtcgcgcATGTGCGGGCGGGACTTGGGCACGCTGTGGAGGCAGTGGTACGCCACCATGGCGGCCTTCCCCGCCGCCTTGTCCGAGTAGCCGCCCTCCAGGCTGGGGTCCATCACCCGGTGcagccgctccggccgccggagGTACGGCCGCGCCCAGTCCACGAGGTTCTgctcccgcccgcgccgccgcttgtccACGCTCCGCCGCCCCGTCAGCAGCTCCAGCAGCACCAccccgaagctgtacacgtcgctcttCGCCGTCAGGTGCCCCGTCAGGATGTACTCCGGCGCCGCGTACCCGTGGGTCCCCATGACGCGGGTCGTGACGTGTGTCGCGTCCCCCTGCGGGCCCTCCTTGGCCAGCCCGAAGTCCGAGAGCTTCGCCGTGTAATCCTGCATCGCCCAACATAATATAAATCTCTCCGTCAGCCACAACATCATAATTAACTatagctaagagcaagtttaatagtatagccaactactaac
This region includes:
- the LOC127763198 gene encoding serine/threonine-protein kinase RIPK-like, with amino-acid sequence MRRMLRCFFGGGGGGDETGGDEEKKASAAAVVKNKKAVRRMRSATGRLRSLSLEDLSRTLAQSGLQAFTLAELKAATRSFSGSNFIGEGGFGPVYKGFIDAKLRPGLLQPQHVAVKYLDGEGDQGHREWLAEVVYLGMLSHPHLVKLIGYCCQDDHRMLVYEYMARGSLEHHLFKNLLSSLPWATRLKIAVGAAKGLAFLHDADTPVIYRDFKASNILLDSDYTAKLSDFGLAKEGPQGDATHVTTRVMGTHGYAAPEYILTGHLTAKSDVYSFGVVLLELLTGRRSVDKRRRGREQNLVDWARPYLRRPERLHRVMDPSLEGGYSDKAAGKAAMVAYHCLHSVPKSRPHMRDVVAALEPLLQTSCGDVLAGPFVYTVPSAAAVVVAAKDDEKKAAAAAGEDGEEEVAAAAKAKRRYVASAVHAEGAMRKGEHRYASSVSGSPRQSRDRGG